A stretch of DNA from Gasterosteus aculeatus chromosome 7, fGasAcu3.hap1.1, whole genome shotgun sequence:
GGAATAGTTTTCTATCAGTTCAAACTGGGGGGAACTTGacattgaaatgttttcacaaaGCCGGTACAGCAAGGCTTTACTGGTTTAAACACACTCTGGGACAGAAACCGAGGCTCATCTCATCCTACTCCAGGTTCACAAACCTTACATTTTATGCTGAATTCAAGAATCCACGTTTCACAGTGGATACTGCAAATGATCGGAATCACTTGACGATGAAAGATCTGCAAATTAATGACTCAGCTACTTACTACTGTGTGagcagtaaaacacacacatttgattttaCTGCTACAACTACTGTCAGTGTACAGGGTTCTAGTTCAAACATCCCAACATTAATCCATCAGTCACCATCAGAGACCATCCAGCCAGGAGGCTCTGTGACTCTGAACTGTACAGTACAAACTGGGACCTGTGATGGACAACACAGTGTTTACTGGTTCAAAGACTCTGAAGAATCTCGTCCAGCACTCATTTACACTGAGGGAGGCAGCACTGAtcagtgtgagaggaaacccaacacacaaacacacacctgtgactaCAACCTGCCGATGGAGAGCCTGAATCCGTCTCATGCTGGAACCTACTACTGTGCTGTTGTCTCGTGTGGACACATTCTGTTTGGAGACGGGACCAAGCTGGACTTTAAAGGTAAGTCATTTCAATCAGAggttttgtaatttatttctaTTCATATAGTCAGTAAAATACTATCAAATGCAATATAGATATATcatatatgtgatataaatcaatttgaattatttttattcaactgTTGTATCTAATTGTTATTCATATAGTCAGCAATATACAATACATGCAAAGCATTTTATGTTGTCTTATTGTAATAATCACCTCAGTAAGATTCCTTTTGAGTTCTTTTTATTCAACTGTTGTTTCTCCCCTTAAGACTTAAGCTGTGTAAtgtctcctgtttttgtttctctacaGATGAGAAGGACTCTCGTATCTTGGTGTATTTCTTGAGTGGAGCTCTAACTTTTACCATCATCCTTGATGTCTTTCTGGTTTTCTTACTTTGCATGATGAACAAGAGAAACCGCTGTGAAGTTACAGGTATTGTAACAactattttgtgtgtctga
This window harbors:
- the LOC120823056 gene encoding uncharacterized protein LOC120823056, producing MTSAKFIFYLTCLSLRKMGELCFSDFSLNLLKCVATPDGIASDVLIHSIMKCNRFFSCIASVQTTDLDSSSSVHQGNSFLSVQTGGNLTLKCFHKAGTARLYWFKHTLGQKPRLISSYSRFTNLTFYAEFKNPRFTVDTANDRNHLTMKDLQINDSATYYCVSSKTHTFDFTATTTVSVQGSSSNIPTLIHQSPSETIQPGGSVTLNCTVQTGTCDGQHSVYWFKDSEESRPALIYTEGGSTDQCERKPNTQTHTCDYNLPMESLNPSHAGTYYCAVVSCGHILFGDGTKLDFKDEKDSRILVYFLSGALTFTIILDVFLVFLLCMMNKRNRCEVTESHARCSAPSTPNAEGEQNESNIHYAAVREQKISRSRRQRNNLETECTYSTIKQ